The following is a genomic window from Marinobacter sp. NP-4(2019).
CATGGGTACCCATTGCTTCATAGGTGATGACGTCACCTTTTCGGGCCCTGTTGAACGCCGCCTGGGTTTGTGCGCGGTGATTGGGTTCAACAAAGAGGTTGAAATGTAGGCCATGCATACGATCTGCTGTGTAGCCGGTAATCGCTTCAATTGCGGCGTTGCAGCTCTGGAAGTGGCCATCCAGGTCAAAGGTGCACACCCCATCCGGATGGTTATCGAACAGGGCCTGATGCCATTCGGAGAGGGTTAGATGGTCCTGGGCGTTCCCCTGGCGGAAAAAGGCCATGGGCTGTTCCAACCGATATTGCCGGGGGGACAGCTCATGGATGTCCTGCCACATTTTTAAGACGGAAAATTCTGTATTACTCATGAGGTCCTGTCCCAGATCCGACGTTATCAACAGATGCCTGCGCCTAGGAGATGACAGAAAGCGACTCAGATAGAGAGTTAATCTGTGCAACTCGCAGCACACCCTGCATAGACACCGGACTCATAAGGACGAATTTGGCCGCATTCAGACGACCATTTCAATAGTCATATTATTTAAATAAAGGCAGATTGAGTAATCTTTTGTAAAATTCATGAGAAATAATGCTATTCATGGAGGCAGAAAATATTAATCTGAAGATGATTCGGGAAAAAACATAACGGTATCCTCCGTGCGCTCTACCCTACATGCTTAACATGCTGAATATATTGAATAGAATCCGATAGTTCTCATAGCCCGAATTTACAAAGTTTTACTTGGTATAGGTCAAGTCGGTGAGACTCTTCTATTTATAAGCGTTATTTTTAATGCATGTATGCGGCTGGATCTACCGCCCGCTGTTTAATCACAATGGGCCTGTGTAAATATCAAGCAATAAAAAAGGCCGGTTTCTGAATGAATAAAGTTAGCCTGAACGATCTGCCAGCGGCAGAGCCTAAAAAAAATTATGTGCGACTTTCGTTGTGTTTACCTACCCGTTTTGATCCGTTCGCGGACACAACAGGATTTTTAACAAGGCTCGTCGACGGCGGGACTGTTGGTACTTGCGCATCAGTTCTGGTGTGATACAAATCAAGCAGTGTACTGACATGTTCTTCCGGAGCGTAGCCCAAGATACCTGAGCAATGACTGGAGCCAACGTACGCAGGATCGCAACTAAGCACATGCACAGCGAGGAGAAACTGGGATGCCGCTCGCACTAGAGGCAAAACTACACGATCACCTTGTCCAGTTCTATCAGGATGACATTTCCCTCACGGGCACTCTGGCTGATTACTTTCGAGCCGGAGCAGACGCCGGCGAAAGGCTTCTTGCATTATTGACTCCGACCCATCGTGATGCACTGTTGCAGAAGATGAAGACTGATGGAATGGATACCCGCCGTCTGATTGCCGAGGGGCAGCTAGTCATTCTGGATGCCCGCAGCGTACTCGATCAGATCATGCACAACGGCATGCCGGTATACTCCCTGTTCGAGCAACATGTTCTTACCCATATCAAGGCCTCCGCCCCGACACCAGTAAGAGCTTTTGGTGAGCTGGTCAATCTCCTCTGCGAAGACGGTAATCCATCGGCCGCAATTGAGTTGGAGGACATCTGGCATGGGGTTTGTGAGCACCTGCCAGTGACGCTGTTTTGTGGTTATGATCTCTACGCCTTCCATCAGGATGGAGGCCAGCAGGCGTACCGGACCATCTGCAGTCAACATTCCCACGTTTTCCCCGCCTGTGACCAGGCTCTGGACCATCTGACCGCCGCTGCTTCGGCAGAACAAAAGGCCATGCGCATTGCGATAGCGGATGTGCTGGACCGGGGCGAAATGACACAACACTTCAGCCCGATGGTCTGTGCGCGGACCCGACAGGTCCTGGGAGTGTATGCTTTGCCCTACTGGCATTCTCCCCGGTACGGTATTTTGGCGTCTGATAAGTGGATGGACGCTGCCAGAGAAGCTGGCCAGAGTGGCGCTATCCGTCGCTGGTTGCTCCACGGAGCCTGTCAGCAGGCAATGGGGTTTTACGTGGTGCCGGGTTCCGGTTTACGAATGACGGTTCCAGTCTCTGGTGATGACATCACCAGCAGTGATCTGGTGGTACAGATCGATGAGGCCCTGTCAGCCAGCGGGCTGCCCGGAGAAATGCTGGAGCTTGAAGTTCCCGGACAGGCCCTGGATGCTTCACCAAAAAAGTCGGCTACTGTGCTGAAAGCCCTCAAGGCCCTGGGTGTGCGTCTTTCGGTGACTGACGTTACCAGCTCATCTTCCATCCTGCGGTATTTCGGCCATTATTCCGTGGATGCGATCCGACTCGGCGAAGCCCTGATCAAAGAGTGTGTGAACAACCGTTATCACCAGGAAACCATTGAATCGATGATTGGCATAGCTCGTGAGTTGGGACTGGCGGTAACTGCCGGCAATGTCTCTACCCGTGAACAGGCCTCCTACCTGCGCGATCACGGCTGTAACACCCTGCAAGGTGGGTTATGGGCCAGGATGGACTACTCTGACTCGGAATCAGCGGCGGTTTCCCCGACCACGGCCAAGCATACAGGATCCCCCCGCCGGGAGAGCGCCGAAAGCGCCTGGAAGGAAGGCTATGATCTTCTCAGTGCCATTATGGATAACACCCTTGACGGACTGGCGGTGTTGGAATCCGTGCGCAATGAGGATGGCACGATCAGGGATTTTCGTATCCGTAAGTGTAATCAGCGTATGGGTGAGATTGTCAGGGGCACGGCCGACAACCTCATCGGTAAGCGCCTGTTGGACACTTATCCTGAAACCAAAGAAAAAGGCATATTCCAGGCCTATTGTAGTGTGGTCGAATCGGATATCCCCATGCAGATGGAAACCCGTTACCAATATGGGGGCCTGGATCTGAGCTTTCGCATTACCGCTGTCCGCATGAACGATGGCGTGCTAATTACGATCACGGATATTTCCGCACTCAAAAGGGGGCAGCACAAACCCCTTGCATGAACGGTACTTACGAACCCGAGACAAATCCAACGCGCCTGCGACATGCCTGGTCCATGGCCCGTTTTGTAGCAGCGCCTCAGCGGTAGAAATAATGGCAGACAGCGGACTTTTAATGTCGTCTGGTGGCCCTTGCCGTACTTGTCTTTCTGGTGGTTGAGCTTTGGATCCCGGCTGCGGAACTTATTGTCCGGGATTAGTTGGCCACTACAACCAGATAGACAAGAAAACCTGTAATACCATCAGGCCCCTGCTATAAACTGGCACCTCTTCCGATTGAAGTAGTTAAGGATGTCCGGAAAATGAGGTGCCACAGCTCTTTTGCATTACCACTGACCCTGGCTTTCGCCCTGTTCAGCCAGGCAGTGGCCGGCGCTCAGACGATTCATATAGCTACCGGGCACTGGCCTCCGTATCTGGATGAAGCTCGGCCTGATAAGGGATTCCTGGCGCAGATCATTCAGGAGTCCTTTGCGAACGAAGGCATCGAAGTGGATTTTACCTTTCTGCCCTGGTCCAGGGCCCTGGCAATGGTCGATCCGGAGCATTATCAAGCTTCAGCCGTCTGGTCATGTACGGAATCGAGAAAGCGGGAATTCCTGTACTCCGCACCAATCTTGCCTTACCAATACGTGTTCTATCATCGAACGGAGGATGTTTTCGATTGGGCTTCCTTCGCCGATCTCAGCGGATGGACTATTGGTCTGACTCAGGATTACAGTTACGGCGAAACGCTCAGTGGTGCTG
Proteins encoded in this region:
- a CDS encoding EAL domain-containing protein yields the protein MPLALEAKLHDHLVQFYQDDISLTGTLADYFRAGADAGERLLALLTPTHRDALLQKMKTDGMDTRRLIAEGQLVILDARSVLDQIMHNGMPVYSLFEQHVLTHIKASAPTPVRAFGELVNLLCEDGNPSAAIELEDIWHGVCEHLPVTLFCGYDLYAFHQDGGQQAYRTICSQHSHVFPACDQALDHLTAAASAEQKAMRIAIADVLDRGEMTQHFSPMVCARTRQVLGVYALPYWHSPRYGILASDKWMDAAREAGQSGAIRRWLLHGACQQAMGFYVVPGSGLRMTVPVSGDDITSSDLVVQIDEALSASGLPGEMLELEVPGQALDASPKKSATVLKALKALGVRLSVTDVTSSSSILRYFGHYSVDAIRLGEALIKECVNNRYHQETIESMIGIARELGLAVTAGNVSTREQASYLRDHGCNTLQGGLWARMDYSDSESAAVSPTTAKHTGSPRRESAESAWKEGYDLLSAIMDNTLDGLAVLESVRNEDGTIRDFRIRKCNQRMGEIVRGTADNLIGKRLLDTYPETKEKGIFQAYCSVVESDIPMQMETRYQYGGLDLSFRITAVRMNDGVLITITDISALKRGQHKPLA